The Halorubrum salinarum genome segment GTCGCCTCGCCGGCGGACTCGGCGTCGCCGTCGCCCGGGTCGGCGTCGAGGGCCGCGGTCGTTGCGACGTCGTCGAGGTCAACCTCTGTCGGGTCCTCGAACACGGCGCCGACCGACCGCCCCGAGAGCTCGGCCGGGTCGAGCCCGAAGACCGCCTCGACGCTCGGCGTCCCCGCGCGGACGACGCCGTCGCCGTCGACGACGAGCGTCGGGTCCGGGGTCGCGTCGATCGCCTCCGGGAAGCTGTCCATCGTCACTCCTCCGGCTCGTGGACGTGACCGCACTCCGGGCAGCGCACCTCCTCGCCCCGGAGGTCCGCCGAGGAGGCGCGCACGTCGCGCATCACCTCGCTGATCTTGTCCTCGGCCTCTAACTCGTCGGCGACGGCGAGGTCGACGCCCTCCACTTCGAGGAGGAACTTCGCGACCTCCGTCACCTCGTACATCATCTCGTCTAAGTCCTCGGCGGTGAAGAAGCCGGACATCGCGCCGTAGAGGAACGTCGCGCCCGCCTTCGTCACCTTCTCCTCGAAGGAGTAGCGCGCCTGGTTGACCGCCTGCGGGGTGTAGGTGTCGGTCATGAAGGGGACCAGTTCGGGGAGGTTCTCGCCGATCTTCGTCATCTCGACGCCGGTCTCCGTGCGGAAGTCGGCACAGAGGCGCGCTATCGCCCACTCGCGGGCCGTGATGTACGTCCGGTCGCGGAGGAACTCGTTGACGCGCTCGTAGCGCGCCCCGTCCATCTTCTGGAACCGCTCGTACTTCTGGACGTCGCGGGGCACGTCCGACGCGTCGCCGTCGCCGGCGTCCGTCGCGTCGCCGGCCGCCGCGTTCTCACCGTCCGTCGCGTCGTCGGCCGCCGCGTCCCCGTCGGGGGGCGTCGGGTCTCCGCCGGTCGCTTCACCGCCGTCGCCGCTCTCGGGGGGGCTGCGGTCAGCGGCGTCGTCGCCGGTCCCGTCGGCGTCGTCGGCCGCGGGACCGGTCTGGTCGCTCATACGTTTGAAACCCCGCGGGCGGGCAAAAGCCTTGTCGGTGGCCGGACGCCGGAGATCCACTTTTGTACCGCCGCGTGGAGGGATGGGGCATGAAAGTGCTCTGCGGGATCGGCGGCAGCGACGACTCGTTCCGCGCGCTCGACCGGACGGTCGAGCGCGCGGCGGTCGCGGACGACGACCTGACCATCGCCGTGGTCGACAACGAGGACTCGTCGGTCGCTCCGGGCGACGTGATGGACCGCGCCCGGGAGGCGGTCGACGACGCCGAGATAGACGCCGAGGTGCGGCGCGTCGAGGGCGACCCCGGCAGCCGGCTGGTCGAGATCGCGGAGACCGAGGGGTTCGAGGAGATCGTCCTCGGCGGCGGCCACACGAGCCCGATGGGGAAGATCACGATCGGGTCGATCGCGGAGTTCGTCCTGTTGAACGCAAAGACGTCGGTGACGCTGGTCAGATGAGCGACCGAGGCTACCCGGACGCGGTGGCGGACGAGTTCCCGCCGCCGCCGACCGCGTTCACGGACCGCGAGGACCGCAAGGTCGAGATCCGGCCGTACGAGGGCGACGACGCGGCCCGCGAGGCCCTCGTCGAGATGTACGACGACTTCGACCCGGCCGACCGCGCGCAGGGGATCCCGCCGGGCGGGGAGGAGCGCATCCGCGAGTGGCTCGGCGCCGTCCTCGGCGACGACTGCTACAACGTGATCGCCTGGTGCGGCGACGAGGCGGCCGGCCACGCGACGCTCGTGCCCGACGGCGACGCCTACGAGCTTGCGATCTTCGTCCACCAGGAGTACCAGCGCGCCGGGATCGGTACCCACCTCATCCGCGGGCTGCTCGGGCACGGGCAGGCGAACGGCGTCGCGAAGGTGTGGCTCACCGTCGAGCGGTGGAACCGCGCCGCGGTCTCGCTGTACAAGAAGATCGGCTTCGAGACCTCGGACGCCGAGAGCTTCGAACTGGAGATGGGGCTGCGGCTCCGCGCCGACGAGGCGGCCGCGGAGGGGGCCGGCGGATCCGCGGGCGAGGCCGACGGCGACGAGTAGGGTTGGCCGGAATCTTCAAGCCTTTAGGGGCGGCCCGCGACCGCTCCGGTATGAGTCACCGAATTCTGCTGTTGGGGGCGCCCGGCGCCGGGAAGGGGACGCAGAGCGCGAAGCTCGCCGACGAGTACGGCGTTGAACACGTCACGACCGGCGACGCGCTCCGCGCGAACAAGGAGATGGAGACGGAGTACGGGACGCCCAAGTCGTTCATGGACGCGGGCGAACTGGTCCCGGACCCGGTCGTCAACGAGATCGTGAAGGCCGCGCTCGAGGACGCCGACGGGTTCGTCCTCGACGGCTACCCGCGCAACCTCGACCAGGCCGAGTACCTCTCTGAGATTACGGACCTCGACGCGGTCGTCCTCCTCGACGTCGACGAGGAGGTGCTCGTCGACCGCCTCACCGGCCGCCGCGTCTGCGACGACTGCGGCGCGAACTACCACGTCGACTTCCAGCCCCCGGAAGAGCCCGGCGTCTGCGACGAGTGCGGCGGCGACCTCGTCCAGCGCGACGACGACACCGAGGAGACGGCCCGCGAGCGCCTCGAAGTGTTCTACGACAACACCGAGCCCGTGGTCGACCACTTCCGCGACGAGGGCGTTCTCGTCGAGGTCGACGGCGAGGCGACCCCGGACGAGGTCTTCGAGCGGATCCGCGACGTCGTCGAGAACTGACCCGGCGCGCCGAGGGGCGACGCGCCCCGGCGCCGCGAACCGATCCGCGTCGCCTCGGGTCGATTCGAGCGCCGATTCTACAAGCTTCTTAACCGTCGACCGCTAATCAGCCGGTAATGAGCAAAGTCGAACGGCGAGTCCGCTCGCTGGTCCGCGAGGACGGCGAGATGCGGGACGCCATCCAAACCGTCCTCGACAACGCCAGCGGCGGCGAGGTCCGCTGGGTCGACGTTCGCGACGAGATCACGAGCGGGCAGTGGGGCCGGCTCATCGAGAAGGAGATCCTCGTCGACGGCGAGGAGGGGTTCGCCCTGGCCGACCGCGACGGCATCGAGGCCGGCATGGAAGACGACGACGGGGGCGGCGGCGACGTGGAGACGCCCGAGACGACCAGCTGGTCGAAGTGGGACAAGCTCGCCGGGCTGGCGACCGTCGGCGCGTTCGTCGGCTACGCGGTCCCGCCGGTCCGCGACGCGATCGCCGGCGCCATCGACGTGGTCCTCGGCCCGCTCCTGAACATCGTCCCGTTCTACGTCGTCATCATGGTCATCGCGCTCGGCACGGGGCTGTACTCGACGCTCCTGCGCGCCGGGCTCATGGACATGGAGAAGATGGGCGCGTACCAGGAGCGGATGAAAGACATCCAGGAGCGCCGGAAGGAGGCCGAGAAGCGCGACGACGACGAGGCGCTCGACCAGATCCAGGAAGAGCAGATGGAGGCGATGGGCGACCAGCTCGGCATGTTCAAAGAGCAGTTCCGCCCGATGGTGTGGATCATGTTCCTCACCATCCCCGCGTTCCTCTGGATGTTCTGGGTGATCGGCTACCGCGGCTCCGACGCCGCGTACCCGGCCGTCGCCGCCCAGGAGCTCGTCGTCCCGCTCGCCGGGACCGTCACGTGGGACACGGGGATCGTCGGCCCGATCCAGATGTGGATCCTCTGGTACTTCCTCTGCTCGATGGCGTTCACGCAGCTCGTCCAGAAGAGCCTCAACATCGAGATGTCGCCGTCCTCCTCGTAGGCGGCGCTCCGAGCTCCGGTCCGTCCTTTCTCGACCCGCTTTCGCCTCCCTTACTCCCGCTCCGCGAGGAACGCCGCCACCTCATCGCGCGACAGGATCGACCCCATCCCGCCGACCGACCGCACCGAGAGCGCGGCGGTCGCGTTGCCGAACGCGAGCGCGTCGCGGAGGCCGTCCTCGCCGCCGACCCGTCGCCCGTTCCCGGTCGCGACCCGCGAGAGCAGCCCCGCGGTGAACGCGTCGCCCGCTCCGGTCGCGTCGACGGCGTCGACGGCGAACCCGTCGTGCCGGACGGTCGCGGCGCCCCACGGCGCCGCCCCCGAACTGACCGCGAGCGCGCCCTCCTCACCGAGGGTGACGACCGCTGTGTGCGGTCCGAAGCCGAGCAGGTCGCGGGCCAGCGCCGCCCCGTCGTCCGTCGAGAGCCCGGCCGCCGCCACGTCCTCGGCGCTACACAGGACCACGTCGCTCGCGGCGACCGCCTCGCGGACCGCGTTCGACGCGGCCGCTCCGCTCCCGTCCGGAACGAGGTCCGCGCGGTAGTTCACGTCGAACGAGACCGGGCAGCCGGCGTCGGTCGCCGCCGACAGCAGTTCGCGGGTCGCCGCCCGCCCGTCGGGGTGCGTCAGCGCCGCGCCGCCGAGGTGGACCCACGGCGGGTCACCGGCCTTGCCGGTCGCCTCCGCCGTCAGCGCCTCGCTCGGCACGGCGTCCGGGTCGAACCCGAACGTCGCGTCTCGCGAGCCGTAGAAGTCGAACCGCGGGCCGTCCGCGCCGGGCGGGGCGACCACCGCGAGCGTCGTTCGCCCCTCGACGCGCTCGACGTGCGTCTCCGGGATCCCCTCGGCAGCGAGCGTTTCGGCGAGGAACTCGCCGAACGCGTCGTCGCCGATGCGCGTCCAGAACGCGGGCGGCGAGCCGAGCCGCGCGAGCCCGACCGCGACGTTGGCGGGCGCCCCGCCGGGGCGGTGGGCGTAGCCGTCGACCTCGCGCAGCGTCTCCCCAGCGCCGGGCACGAAGTCGACGAGCGTCTCGCCGGCCACGAGGACCTCGAACATCGGCCTACTCGGCCGCCGCGGCCTCGTCGGCGTCGCTCCCGTCGGCCGCGACCTCCTCGGCGACCGCCTCGAACGCCGCGAGGATGACGCGCTTACACGCCTGTCCCTCGGTGCTCCAGTGGTGGGCGTAGTCGAGCATGTCGTCGTAGATGTCGGGCTTACAGCCCGCCGCCTGCGGGTGGCCGCCGCCGTTCACGCGGCCGGCGACCTCGTGCGCGTGGCGGAAGTCCTCGGAGCCGCGGATCGACGCCGACCCGGCGGGCTTGACGATCACGGCGGCGTCGGCGCCGGCCTCGCGGAGCGCCTCCGCGACCTCGTTCTGCGAGCAGCGGCCGTAGGTGACCGCGACGCGCCAGTCGCCGACCTCGTGGGTGACCGCGCGGTCGACCGCGAGGTCGATCCGGGCCTCCTTCTCGACGCGGCGCTCCTCGACGAACGACCGGACCGTCTCGGGGAGGTCGACGCCGTACGCGCCGATCACGGCCGCGTACTCCTCGGCGCCGGCCCAGTAGGAGTAGTCGGCGAGGTCGTCGGACCGGGAGTCCTCCTTGATCCAGAGGTCGTGGTCGCGCGTGACCGCGGCCAGCTCGGTCCAGCGGTCGTCGAACGCGTGGTCGAGCGATCGGAGCGTCACGTCGGCGGTACACTCCTCGTCGGAGTCGCCGACGACGAGGTCGACGCCCGCGTCGCGCACCGCGGCCGCGGTCGCGTCGTCCCACTGGTGGTGGTCGAACCAGCGGATCGCGTCGGTCGACTCCGCGAGCGCCTCCAGCGGCTCCGCGATCCACTCGTAGTCGTCGGGACAGAGGTCGCAGACGAACAGGTCGATCCCGGGGTCGGCGTACGCCTCGACCCGTTCGAGCGCGGTGTCGATCGAGTACGGCCCGGCGGAGAGCAGCCCGACCGGCGACTCGGCGTGGGCGTCGGCGAGGGGGTCGTCGTCCGCCGTCTCGTCGCCGTCCGCATCTTCGTCGCCCGCGTCCGCGTCGTCGTTCTCGTCGCCTCCCGCTTCCAGCCGCGCCGCGATGGCGTCTTCGAAGGGCTCCACGTCGAGCGCGGCGTCGTACGCCTCGCGGACCATCGCGGCGCAGGCGAGGCCGTCGGCGTCGCCGTCGGCGATCACGACCGCCTCGCTGCCCTCGATCGTCTCCCGCGCTCGGCGCTCGGCGCGCTCGTCGTCCAGCGAGTCCGGGTAGAAGAACCCCTTCCCCGGGAGCTTCGTGTACCGCGATCGGGGGGCGTCCCCCGCGTCGATGAGGTCGTCGTCCATACCGTCGGGGCGGGCGGCAGCCGGAAAACTCCGCCGCTCTCGCGTCGGCCGCGGCGTCGGGCCGCTCCGCACCCCTTCAGACGGTCGTCCGGCGCGGGTCCTCGTCGGTCAGCTGGCGGACCGTCAACACGGGGATCGGACAGGTCCGAACGACGCGCTCGGCGACGGAGCCGATGAGGAAGCGGTTCTCGCCGTGGCGCCCCCGCGTGCCCATCGCGACGAGGTCGGCGTCGACCGAGCGGGCGTACGCGTCTATCTCCGAGGCCGGGCGGCCCTCCCGGACCTCGATGGTGACGCCGAGGTCGCTGTCGCGTTCATGCGCCGCCGCCGAGACGCGGTCGAGCGCGTCGCGCCCCTGGTCGTCGAGCGCGTCGCGGAGGTCCTCGCGGACCGTGTCCGGCGACGACTCCACCTCGCCGGCGTCGACGACGTACACCGCGTGGACGTCGGCGTCGAACCGCGCCGCCACGTCGACCGCGACCGAGACGGCCCGCCGGACGCTGTCGGAGCCGTCGGTCGCGACCACGATGGTGTCGAACATGGACTCTCGTTCGCCGCAGCGGAACCTAAAACCCGGCGGTCGGAGCGGGGAGTCCGGGGCGGGGTCGGCCTACGCCAGGAACACGTGCCGCGGGCGGTCGGCGAGCACGTCGCGGCCCCACTGGACGGTCTCGGAGAACTCGTCGGAGCGGAAGAAGGCCATCGCGTCCTCCTTCGCGTTCCACTGGCTGGCGATGAACATGTCGTTCTCGTCTTCCGTGTTCACCATCAGGTCGGTCTCGACG includes the following:
- a CDS encoding DUF5806 family protein, which codes for MSDQTGPAADDADGTGDDAADRSPPESGDGGEATGGDPTPPDGDAAADDATDGENAAAGDATDAGDGDASDVPRDVQKYERFQKMDGARYERVNEFLRDRTYITAREWAIARLCADFRTETGVEMTKIGENLPELVPFMTDTYTPQAVNQARYSFEEKVTKAGATFLYGAMSGFFTAEDLDEMMYEVTEVAKFLLEVEGVDLAVADELEAEDKISEVMRDVRASSADLRGEEVRCPECGHVHEPEE
- a CDS encoding DHH family phosphoesterase, translated to MDDDLIDAGDAPRSRYTKLPGKGFFYPDSLDDERAERRARETIEGSEAVVIADGDADGLACAAMVREAYDAALDVEPFEDAIAARLEAGGDENDDADAGDEDADGDETADDDPLADAHAESPVGLLSAGPYSIDTALERVEAYADPGIDLFVCDLCPDDYEWIAEPLEALAESTDAIRWFDHHQWDDATAAAVRDAGVDLVVGDSDEECTADVTLRSLDHAFDDRWTELAAVTRDHDLWIKEDSRSDDLADYSYWAGAEEYAAVIGAYGVDLPETVRSFVEERRVEKEARIDLAVDRAVTHEVGDWRVAVTYGRCSQNEVAEALREAGADAAVIVKPAGSASIRGSEDFRHAHEVAGRVNGGGHPQAAGCKPDIYDDMLDYAHHWSTEGQACKRVILAAFEAVAEEVAADGSDADEAAAAE
- a CDS encoding universal stress protein translates to MFDTIVVATDGSDSVRRAVSVAVDVAARFDADVHAVYVVDAGEVESSPDTVREDLRDALDDQGRDALDRVSAAAHERDSDLGVTIEVREGRPASEIDAYARSVDADLVAMGTRGRHGENRFLIGSVAERVVRTCPIPVLTVRQLTDEDPRRTTV
- a CDS encoding DUF106 domain-containing protein, coding for MSKVERRVRSLVREDGEMRDAIQTVLDNASGGEVRWVDVRDEITSGQWGRLIEKEILVDGEEGFALADRDGIEAGMEDDDGGGGDVETPETTSWSKWDKLAGLATVGAFVGYAVPPVRDAIAGAIDVVLGPLLNIVPFYVVIMVIALGTGLYSTLLRAGLMDMEKMGAYQERMKDIQERRKEAEKRDDDEALDQIQEEQMEAMGDQLGMFKEQFRPMVWIMFLTIPAFLWMFWVIGYRGSDAAYPAVAAQELVVPLAGTVTWDTGIVGPIQMWILWYFLCSMAFTQLVQKSLNIEMSPSSS
- a CDS encoding carbohydrate kinase family protein, with the translated sequence MFEVLVAGETLVDFVPGAGETLREVDGYAHRPGGAPANVAVGLARLGSPPAFWTRIGDDAFGEFLAETLAAEGIPETHVERVEGRTTLAVVAPPGADGPRFDFYGSRDATFGFDPDAVPSEALTAEATGKAGDPPWVHLGGAALTHPDGRAATRELLSAATDAGCPVSFDVNYRADLVPDGSGAAASNAVREAVAASDVVLCSAEDVAAAGLSTDDGAALARDLLGFGPHTAVVTLGEEGALAVSSGAAPWGAATVRHDGFAVDAVDATGAGDAFTAGLLSRVATGNGRRVGGEDGLRDALAFGNATAALSVRSVGGMGSILSRDEVAAFLAERE
- a CDS encoding adenylate kinase; translation: MSHRILLLGAPGAGKGTQSAKLADEYGVEHVTTGDALRANKEMETEYGTPKSFMDAGELVPDPVVNEIVKAALEDADGFVLDGYPRNLDQAEYLSEITDLDAVVLLDVDEEVLVDRLTGRRVCDDCGANYHVDFQPPEEPGVCDECGGDLVQRDDDTEETARERLEVFYDNTEPVVDHFRDEGVLVEVDGEATPDEVFERIRDVVEN
- a CDS encoding GNAT family N-acetyltransferase, which encodes MSDRGYPDAVADEFPPPPTAFTDREDRKVEIRPYEGDDAAREALVEMYDDFDPADRAQGIPPGGEERIREWLGAVLGDDCYNVIAWCGDEAAGHATLVPDGDAYELAIFVHQEYQRAGIGTHLIRGLLGHGQANGVAKVWLTVERWNRAAVSLYKKIGFETSDAESFELEMGLRLRADEAAAEGAGGSAGEADGDE
- a CDS encoding universal stress protein, which produces MKVLCGIGGSDDSFRALDRTVERAAVADDDLTIAVVDNEDSSVAPGDVMDRAREAVDDAEIDAEVRRVEGDPGSRLVEIAETEGFEEIVLGGGHTSPMGKITIGSIAEFVLLNAKTSVTLVR